The genomic stretch GAGAAGGCCGCCGCGTCCTCCGGCGAGGCCCCCAGGCTGCGAGCCGCCCAGCTCGTCACGAAGTAATAGATGCCCATGCCCGCGGGGACGCCCGGGAGCGACTGCCCCAGGGAGATGGCCCCCAGCACCACCGCCCCGGCGAAGAGTCCGCCGGAGATGCCGATGCCGTGCAGCGCCAGGCCATAGGCCAAGGCGGAGGCCAGCACTGGCGCCACCGAGAAGACGAACACCTTCGCCATGCCGGTGAAGGAGCGCGCGGTGCCCAGGCCCTCGCTGACGTGATGGAGGAAGCCCTCCACCCGGGGGAGCTTGTGGCGGCGGTGCAGCGCGAAGGCGAGCGGGCCGGACCAGTGCGCCAGCAACACCACCAGCGCGACCAGTCCCACGCAAAGTGACACGGCCACCTTCAGCTCCCCTTGGAAGCGGGACAGCGTCTGGCCGAAGGGGCCGAGCAGCGACAGCGTGACGAGCAGCATCAGCGCCGCGAACTCCATCAGCTTGCAGACGCCCACGGTGCCCAGACACCGGAGAAAGGGGATGCGCTGCGTCCTCGACAGGAGGAAGGAGCGCATGACGTCGCCCAGCTTTCCCGGCAGCGCGTTGTGGACGAAGGCGCCGATGGCCACCAGGTGGTAGCGCTCCTTGAAGGGCACCGGCCGGCGGAGGGTGCGCTGCCACTGCACCGCGCGCAGCGGGATGATGGAGGCCTGGAGCAGCATGAAGGGCACCAGCCACACGAGGTGGCCGGGCAAGTCCCTCACGAAGTCCCCCAGCGGGAAGCGCGGCTGGAGCAGCGGCCCCGTGCCGCTCAAGTTCCACTTGAAGAAGGCAGTGGACAGCAGGACGACGGACAGCACGAGCCCGAAGACGGCGAGCAGCGCCTTGATCAACGCCCGGCCTCCGGCGTGCCTCGCCCTCCCCTTCACGGCACCAACCGGAGTCGTGGGGTGTTTTCGAGATAGGCCGCCGCGAGCCGCTCATGGAGTTGTACGCAGTGCGAAAGGCCGGACAGGTCCACGGGCGCCTTCGCGGGCCAGCACACCAGGCTGTTGGCCTCCGTGCGCGTCAGTCCACCGTGCGAGCCGAACTCCCAGGCGAAGCCCACGGTGCCTCCGCGCTTCACGGCTTCGCCGAAGAGGACCATGTCCCCCGCGGTGGACATGGTTGGGAGTACGCGGAGGAAGTCCGCCACCGCGCGCTTGCTGAACTCGGTGGACAGTGGGGCCCGGTCCAACGTGTCCAAGGTGTAGACGCCGTCGCGTACGAGCGCGACCGCGCTATTGCCCC from Myxococcus xanthus encodes the following:
- a CDS encoding lysylphosphatidylglycerol synthase transmembrane domain-containing protein codes for the protein MKGRARHAGGRALIKALLAVFGLVLSVVLLSTAFFKWNLSGTGPLLQPRFPLGDFVRDLPGHLVWLVPFMLLQASIIPLRAVQWQRTLRRPVPFKERYHLVAIGAFVHNALPGKLGDVMRSFLLSRTQRIPFLRCLGTVGVCKLMEFAALMLLVTLSLLGPFGQTLSRFQGELKVAVSLCVGLVALVVLLAHWSGPLAFALHRRHKLPRVEGFLHHVSEGLGTARSFTGMAKVFVFSVAPVLASALAYGLALHGIGISGGLFAGAVVLGAISLGQSLPGVPAGMGIYYFVTSWAARSLGASPEDAAAFSTLTHLGTVISQVAVGAVSVHLRKIRIRDLRKGGSLAREAANHVAHDAVEPARS